Proteins from a genomic interval of Chitinophagales bacterium:
- a CDS encoding SIR2 family protein, protein MSHIGIAIIENNDKYLVIEHEGKSQFWWTKFGARFEFDKFKKGLKKAFNINLERASYDFIKETDWLPEIPATTIYKVFLFDDDIEIIDKQIEQKTNWKWLNKNSLEQSAWKKEQEWIIQEIKYYDSPPQLGKSFLSSIEKLQKAQLSGKLVIFAGAGISKDSGVPMWGELVKELKEDSDIEDWENDYQVIPQLYKNDRTIKEYNEKIRSILKYKQTHFNSIHKAIVKLNPLHIITTNYDDLLEQAVKEDASSYYIVKKDKDLPYSATSNLLIKMHGDLEELNMVLTEEDYIDYSKNFPLIESFIRGIFASKVVLFVGFSFSDNNLKTIIQRIRHILQGDFQPAYLLCLDELSYQRKEYLKNKGIQPLRYNNEIEEYLKFIGKYGKENLDSKGQQTLNFLELIRLYDKYSDDNNQLHIHDSMYASLQRFKYLPSIPPRFLVQLTPFKGTVRNTSRHSYAKYTEGFHLETKNEKLIEFLTKVGTKKGRITYKNTLYEKCMKKNDRSFEVKIKSIFKHLNDSNIHCIRRKNDDSNENHNRVVLFSDKTCDCIKCLYYRLDFNNLLTNLKQNLSIKLATNHFNNHDLRESYGHFKVGNFNEAYFILKKLSRDSWLEENYILYFICKYNIVKLKRFVNGTLYTSEVGKDIRDVILEEINQIDIDAIIQKLPVEKQVKDVLISIKNRDLFVETSNIIDNNLDKVKNTYERYIRGGTESGPYNIGKIDEAFSVLFVFYTTNLLFEDELSDFKKIAIKYWEGLIVSYMTDNKYEQKIHEFHSLHLIAAILHTNPETLYDLLERYKVVFLNFMEGELKKIIDYSETFFKSNHTIVKFWGRKIYKNEILYEQINNSQYFKFRYRDMYRTLLLILSYAKLDTINKKELNVLIQSIFDHITVSDPVHLQQDKYSISFFKKQMYLFSEDNISRLIEFAINDNIWIEKPVKQVCSAIIKSKPTFRITSEKLIKRILERISPREKCIAYAIQILPFWSIIHKNYQHLFLDYINKELKENFDREFYFMAVKLGAIEYQEYDYFSLFLENSEKTFKYINDGHLNELGLPFKANDLRPWNYLNFLVRIIFYNNVSKKQYSFLTENNDLPLIVQWILDPENFEGELKPEWILFFNDEVILKALSKIDYIKDAIRKFLKESYNAKLSEIYFKYFA, encoded by the coding sequence ATGTCACATATAGGAATAGCAATTATAGAGAATAATGATAAATACCTTGTAATTGAGCATGAAGGTAAGAGTCAGTTTTGGTGGACTAAATTTGGAGCAAGGTTTGAATTCGATAAGTTCAAAAAAGGATTAAAAAAAGCTTTTAACATTAATTTAGAGAGAGCAAGTTATGATTTTATAAAGGAAACAGATTGGTTACCAGAAATACCTGCCACTACCATTTATAAAGTTTTTCTATTTGATGATGATATTGAAATTATTGATAAGCAAATTGAACAAAAAACGAACTGGAAATGGTTAAATAAGAATAGTTTAGAGCAATCTGCATGGAAGAAAGAACAAGAATGGATTATTCAGGAAATTAAATATTACGATTCTCCTCCTCAGTTGGGAAAGAGTTTTTTATCAAGTATTGAAAAACTTCAAAAAGCACAGTTAAGCGGTAAGTTAGTAATATTTGCTGGGGCTGGAATATCCAAAGACTCAGGAGTCCCTATGTGGGGAGAATTGGTTAAGGAACTAAAAGAAGATAGTGATATAGAAGATTGGGAAAACGATTATCAAGTGATTCCTCAATTGTATAAAAATGATAGAACTATAAAAGAATACAATGAAAAAATCCGAAGTATTCTAAAATATAAACAAACTCACTTTAACTCAATTCACAAAGCTATTGTGAAATTAAACCCTTTGCATATTATAACTACTAATTATGATGATTTATTAGAACAGGCAGTAAAAGAGGATGCTTCTTCATATTATATTGTTAAGAAAGATAAAGACTTACCCTATTCTGCGACCTCAAATCTTCTTATAAAAATGCATGGAGATTTAGAGGAATTAAATATGGTTTTAACAGAAGAAGATTATATTGATTACTCTAAAAATTTTCCACTCATAGAAAGCTTTATTAGAGGCATTTTTGCTTCGAAAGTTGTATTGTTTGTAGGTTTTTCATTCAGTGATAATAACCTAAAAACAATTATTCAACGAATACGGCATATTTTACAAGGAGATTTTCAGCCTGCCTATCTTCTCTGTTTAGACGAACTTTCCTATCAACGAAAAGAATATTTAAAAAATAAAGGGATACAGCCTTTGCGGTATAATAATGAAATTGAAGAATATTTAAAATTTATAGGAAAATATGGAAAAGAAAATTTAGATAGTAAGGGGCAACAAACGTTGAATTTTTTAGAATTAATTCGTCTTTACGACAAGTATAGTGATGATAATAACCAACTACATATACATGATAGTATGTACGCCTCTCTGCAAAGGTTCAAATATTTGCCATCTATACCTCCAAGATTTCTTGTGCAATTAACTCCATTCAAAGGTACAGTAAGAAATACTTCAAGACACTCATATGCTAAATATACCGAAGGTTTTCATTTAGAAACTAAAAATGAAAAGTTAATTGAATTTTTAACAAAAGTTGGAACTAAAAAAGGCAGAATAACATATAAAAATACTCTATATGAAAAGTGCATGAAAAAGAATGATAGGTCTTTTGAAGTGAAAATAAAATCAATATTCAAACATTTAAATGATAGCAATATTCATTGCATTAGGAGAAAAAACGATGATTCTAATGAGAATCATAATAGAGTTGTATTATTTTCTGATAAGACTTGTGATTGCATTAAATGTCTTTACTATCGCCTTGATTTTAATAACTTGCTAACCAATTTAAAACAAAACCTCTCTATAAAATTAGCTACTAATCATTTTAATAACCATGATTTGAGAGAATCTTATGGACATTTTAAAGTTGGAAATTTTAATGAGGCTTATTTTATTTTGAAAAAATTAAGTAGAGATAGTTGGTTAGAAGAAAATTATATATTATATTTTATTTGCAAATACAATATAGTGAAACTGAAAAGATTTGTTAATGGTACGCTCTATACAAGTGAAGTTGGCAAGGATATTAGAGATGTAATATTAGAAGAAATAAATCAAATAGATATTGATGCGATTATTCAAAAATTACCTGTTGAGAAGCAAGTAAAAGATGTCTTAATTAGTATTAAAAATAGAGATTTATTTGTTGAGACAAGCAATATCATAGATAATAATTTGGACAAAGTAAAAAATACATACGAGAGATATATAAGAGGAGGTACAGAATCAGGTCCGTACAATATTGGAAAAATAGATGAAGCATTTTCTGTATTATTTGTTTTTTATACGACAAATCTACTTTTTGAAGATGAATTATCTGATTTTAAAAAGATAGCAATAAAATATTGGGAAGGGTTAATTGTGAGTTATATGACAGACAATAAATATGAACAAAAAATTCATGAATTTCATAGTTTGCACCTAATTGCAGCTATACTTCATACTAATCCTGAGACTTTATATGACTTATTAGAGAGGTATAAAGTTGTCTTCTTAAATTTTATGGAAGGTGAGTTGAAAAAAATAATCGATTATAGTGAAACCTTTTTTAAATCTAACCACACAATAGTTAAATTTTGGGGAAGAAAAATTTACAAGAATGAAATTCTATACGAACAAATAAATAATAGTCAGTATTTTAAGTTTAGGTATAGAGATATGTATCGAACCTTACTATTAATTTTATCTTATGCTAAACTTGATACTATTAATAAAAAAGAACTAAATGTATTAATCCAATCAATATTTGACCATATTACTGTAAGTGACCCTGTCCATTTACAGCAAGATAAATATTCAATAAGTTTTTTCAAAAAGCAAATGTATTTATTTTCAGAGGATAATATTAGTAGATTAATTGAGTTTGCTATAAATGATAACATTTGGATTGAAAAACCTGTTAAACAAGTCTGCTCAGCTATTATCAAATCAAAGCCCACCTTCAGAATTACTTCTGAAAAATTAATTAAAAGAATATTAGAAAGGATAAGTCCAAGAGAAAAGTGTATAGCTTATGCAATTCAAATTCTACCTTTTTGGAGTATTATTCATAAAAATTATCAACACTTATTTTTAGATTATATCAATAAAGAACTAAAAGAAAATTTTGATAGAGAATTTTATTTCATGGCAGTTAAATTAGGGGCAATAGAATATCAAGAATATGACTACTTTTCTCTTTTTTTAGAGAATAGTGAAAAGACTTTTAAGTATATTAATGACGGACATTTAAATGAACTAGGGCTTCCTTTTAAGGCTAATGACCTCCGCCCATGGAATTATCTCAATTTCTTGGTAAGAATAATATTTTACAATAATGTAAGTAAAAAACAGTATTCTTTTTTAACTGAAAATAATGATTTACCTCTTATAGTTCAATGGATATTAGACCCCGAGAATTTTGAAGGAGAACTTAAACCTGAATGGATATTGTTTTTTAATGATGAAGTAATTTTGAAAGCATTGTCTAAGATTGATTATATCAAAGATGCTATCCGAAAGTTCTTAAAGGAAAGCTATAATGCTAAGTTGAGTGAAATATACTTCAAGTATTTTGCATAG